From the genome of Diabrotica undecimpunctata isolate CICGRU unplaced genomic scaffold, icDiaUnde3 ctg00000568.1, whole genome shotgun sequence:
CCAGCAGACTGCCTTTCTAGAGGCTTGGAGCCTAATGATATTGAGTTGCATCCCTTATGGTTTACTGGTCCAAAAATGCTGTTGGACAAAAATTTTGCTCATAATGAGCTACCTGTTCAATTTCCTTATCCAATGCCTGAACAAAAAGTTAGTGTACATGTTATACAAACAAAGGAAAATACATTCTTTAAAAAATACTCCAATATAACTAAACTGCAAAGAATTACAGCATACATTctatgatttaaaaataattctcTAAGTAAATTGAAAGGCACAGAAAAATTTTCTGGTAATTTAAATTTGCTAGAGTTAGATAATTCTTTAAAGGTAATTATAAAGTGTCAACAATATTATCATTTTTCTCAGGAAATTAAAGATCTTATAtcaaatatagttttaaaatcacCATTAAGTACGCTGTCTCCTTTTGTTGATGGTGATGGGCTTTTAAGAGTAGGTGGTAGATTACATAATTCTAACATCTTAtatactcaaaagcatccaataattttgccaaaggctAGTCATGTTACAGATCTCATAATAAGGCATGAACATTTGAAATTACTTCATGCTGGTCCCAGGCAAGTGCTAAgttcattaaatttaaattattggttAATAAATGGAAACcgagaagtaaaaaaaaatactaaaaagtgTGTAATATGCTTCaaatttaaagcaaaatgttCTGAACAATTAATGGGATCTCTACCAGAAACAAGAGTTTGTGCTGCTAGAGTATTTCAAAATGTGGGAATAGACTTTTGTGGCCCTTTTCTCGTCAAGCAATCGAGAATAAGAAAATCAATAAGCACAAAAGCCTATATAGCTCTTTTTGTGTGCTTTTCTGTAAAAGCTATCCACATGGAACTATTATCAGACCTTACTACTGAAACTTTTTTAGCAGCATTTAAGCGCTTCATTTCTCGCCGTGGGAAGCCTTTGAACGTATATTGTGATAATGGATCCACGTTCAAGGGTGCTAACAATCAaattaataacttttataatcaatcagtaaaaatagaaaatgtcggtttaaatgaaaaaattaaatttagttttattcCCAGTTAATCCCCAGTTTTTGGTGGTTTGTGGGAGGCTGGAGTAAAAAGTGCCAAATACCACATAAAAAGAGTCATGGGCACAAATGAGCTCACATATGAGCAATTTAATACATTAATTGTACAAGTGGAAGGTATCTTGAATTCAAGACCACTTATGGCTATGTCACAAGATCCAACAAATCTGGAATATTTAACACCAGGACATTTTCTTATAGGAGCCCCCATAACCAGCTTTCCAGAACCTGATATTACCGAAGTTccaaaaaatcgtataaaattttgGAATCTCTGTACTCAAATGCAACAGCACTTTTGGAAAAAGTGGCATCAAGACTATTTAACACAGTTGCAAAATAGGCCAAAATGGAAAAATAAACTACCTAATTTAAAGGAAGATATGTTAGTCTTACTAAAAGAAGACAATATTCCATCATTTAAATGGGCACTTGCACGTATCACCAAGGTTATCCCTGGAAAGGATAAAATGGTTAGGGTTGTTGAAGTTAAAACCAAAAATGGGACCTATGTAAGATCAGTCACAAAGGTGGCAGTATTGCCATTCTATGAATAattgtaaataatgtaaataaaattaatttagtgtAAGAAGTAGTATAACTAGTATTTTAGATAGTAGCTATATTTGTAAGATTTCACATGAAATGCTCTGGCCCCCAGCATGTTGGAAACAATATCCAACACCTATGCAAAATTATTGGGACGCTTTGTAGGTTCGGGTGTGTTCGGTCGGAAGTGACAGTGTTTCTCCCTGCCACCACCAAAAAGTGACAAGTGACATTCTGCGCCAGTGCATTCATTACGCATAACgccattttttttagttgtagttttataaaaagtaaaaacatacaTTAGCTCTGGCTTGTTGCcatctaattattattattattgaactagtaaatattgtattagctCTGGCTTATAGCCATCTAATTATCATAAGTGAATGGTGAATAGTCTAAATTAAATAAAGGTGTAACTACAGTAAGTTTCGTGAGTCTTATTTCAATTAATTAAGTATACAGTCCGCTAACCATCGAGGCTTTATTGTGCGTCTCGTACAATGATATCTGTCTCTTCGTTtaatatctcttgtgtcaatgcAGTTAAAGATATGAGTAGACTGAATGCTCGTGAAGTAGAGCAGTTAAATAATGTTATCaaatcattctcttctatctcttcgaaaaataagttgggtaaaactcatctcatcgaacatcacattgatgtGGGTTCGTCCaagcccttcaggcaatatcaatatcccttgactcaagcctggcatgaaagcctagtaaaggaggtagatgaaatgctaaagttaggtattattgagcccagtacttcttctttttgtagcctTTTGTGGTtgacaaaaaagaaagactggacttttcgtgtctgttttgacggacgtaaacttaacAGTATAACCATGAACAGAGATGCGtatcctatacctcgtatagatatcatcctGAGTAAGTTACAAAACGCTAAATTCATTTCATCTATTGAGTTGAAGAAAGCATTTTTACAGATTCCACTGAGCGAAGGGAGTAAGAAGCTCACTGCTTTTGCAGTCAATGGAaaaggattgtatcagttcactacaatgccttttggtcttgtgtctgctccGCAGACTATGTGTCGGTTAATGGATTTGGTAATTGGTCCTGCTTGAGATCCTTTTTGTCAGTATTATCTTGATGATATTCCTGTTATTACTCCTGATTTTgaaactcatatctctgtattgcagcagttgtttcagcgtttaaaagaTGCAAATTTGACTATTAACTTAGATAAAAGTAGCTTTTGTCGTGAGTCTATTAAGTTTTTGGGATATGTTGTAGATTCACATGGTCTCCATACTGATCCTGATAAGGTATCGGCTATTCGTGATTTTCCagtgcctaaaaataccactcaagtccgtcgattgttaggaatggtggtttattacaaaaaatttgtcAAGTCTTATTCTACCTTGTTGTCCCCTATCACTGATCTACTTCAAAAtaggaaaaagggacaaaatattgtgtggactcctgaagctaatgaagctttcattaaaatcaaggaggctctcacaaattcCCCAGTTATGGTAGCACCGGATTTCTCTAAGCCTTTCTATTTGATGACTGATTGTTCAAACACAGCATCTGGTGGGGTACTCTATCAAATTGTTgatggagaagaacaccctatagcCTACACCAGCAGGAAATTaaataaagtccagaaaaattatactacaactgaaaaGGAGTTGTTAGCTATAATTACAGGTATTGAACATTTTAGATGTTTTCTTGAAGGTCGTTCGTTTACGGTCATAACTGACCAcagtagtttggtgtggttacaaagtatgaagaacccatctcctcgtttggctaggtggattttaaaattggcacaatacgattataaaattgttcatcgtaaagcttcaggtgtagtagtcgctgatgcactctctagaacttatgatattaatttgttagacTTATCTTCCTTAcaaccagatgactggtatcggaaaatgttgtatgatgtacagaatgtaccaggtaaatttcctgattttaaagttgaacatggtgttttgtataaacatgtcttaagttccatggatgcccttactggaatgtcggattggaagatagtcgttccaactcctaatagagcagaggttttggccacCTTTCATGACCATCCTGCGgcagctcattttggtttttacaaaactttgCGTCGAATATCTGAACTTTATTACTGGCCTaagatgcgtcaaactgtacgtagctatattgctaaatgcaaaatctgtgctacatgcaaaccAACAAATCTTCCTcaaccaggtttaatgggtagttatctacagattgattttccatttcaacttctacctttagatctcattggtccgtaccctaggtcttataaaggttccCAATATGCTTtagtagttgttgattattttactaaatttcagccACGATTCAGTGCATTGAAGCTAGCCCGAATCCTCACTTGAGATTTAGTGTCTCTTTGGCTATTTAAATTTGTTCCTCTGAGCTTAGCCATATCTTTAGTATTTTGCATCACCTCTCTTCCAGTGCTTCTGAAATTTGTAAGCTATACGCTTCCTAAAATCCAATACTCCCGAAGTATAGAGGTTTCAATTGGCTAGACCCAACGTGTGGCGTCTGTTCCACTTCtggcttaaaaaaaatatatctcctTTAACTTTTGGTTTTGATCTTGGGTTGTTATGGTTTTCACTAGTTGTgcttttagattttcattttaacatttagtttttgtacttcaaaatttttttttatgtctaTACCTTAAATCAACTTGTTTTGCTATATTCTGTgtagactgaataaattgctttggttttgattggttaaataactattttagattaataataaataaattaaaaatttaaataacttaaagtTAACTATTTCACATATTTTACAAGTCCGGAGTAGTCAATAAGTTGAGTCACTACCTCGAAATAACAGTTTTTGAAATTTTAGGTTCCTTTGGGAGTTGTAGCAGTATATTTTATTGGATTTCACGACTGGACCAAAACAAGTAAACATTACTGGTATAGGTATCCCTTCAGAATATTAGTGAACTCATATCCATGAGTTTCTTTCTCATAGATATATGGTCACCAAATAGCCAGTTGGGATCATATCACAAAATTATATACAATGGAGAATCATGATAATGATTACAAAATGTGCAATAAACTCACTGAAGCgcatgtaaaaaattaaaaaaaaaatgaaagtttcATTCGCAGCACAaatattcagtggaagagttgcTGCAGCAATGAAGATGTTAGCAACACACAGTAAGTATATACTACTAGTAAAAGCAAGTCACTTAACGAAAAAATTAGGTATTAAAagataatttacaataaaatatatccTTAAATGTTACATTTCCAGTAACATATGgtctgaattatttttaaaagattatttgaATAGCTCCCTGTGTAAgcgtcaattttaaaatttttcaggaAGCAAACAATAATCGTATTTAacaattgtttttgaaaatatcaatttcttttttttttgttttgcacattttatgcattttcaatattgtattaaaaagaaaatatttttagaacacTATAGGTTAGTGcattagaattatttttttattataagacCACTGGTTAATAAATGGTGTTTGCAACattctttttataaacattaataaaacatTCATTCTTGTTATACTCTGTAAAAACGTGTTAATTTTGTACTTGTCTATTTTAGGTTCTGATATGCAAAAGGAAGCCCTTCACACTGcagagtttattttatttatggacAAAGTTTTTGACAGTGTGAATGGAGCAAAAGTGTTACCGGAAAGGGGAAAAGGACTAAGAGTAGCCGTTACTAATAGATCGGAACATGAACATTTTTGGACAGAAGCAATAAAAGTATTTGAAACATTCAAATTTATAAATAGTAATCGTCAACCTCCTTCTGTAAAGAACTGGATTCACACTATCAAAGCTCTAAAATATTGGTGGAACAAATTGAATAAAGATAGATTTAAATTTTTagcaataagaaatttaaatcaaGATCCTCTAGAGAACTTCTTTGGATCCATTAGGTCTCATGGTATTAGGAATATCAATCCATCTTGCTATTCTTTTGTAAATTCTTTTAaatcattgataataaataattatgaaGCATCACATTCAACTTCAGCATTCAACTTCATTGTCAAATTTAAAagcttttttaacaaaaactcaTGAACCAGTTAGTGatgctaaaaatataataattctaaATCAAATAAACAATTTTCCAAATTTAAATGACATTGAAAAAGGTAAATTAACATATATATCTGGATATgtagcaaaaaaattattaaaaaaaatcaaaagatgtAAAATATGCAGGGCAGACCTAGTTGGAAAAAAAGAAGATCTGAGTACATATAGCAGAATCTAGATTTATTGATGCAAGAGCATATTGCTGCAATGCATTGTTATATCCAAACTCTTCATATAATCAGTTAGTCAttaaatcaatacagattttaATGGTAATAATACCTCAGATTTGTACaattaaagatattaaatttaatttagtatATCAATTAACAACTCAATTGGAattttgttatgtctttaattgtACGAATCccaatatgttgcaattgtttgctgaatttttatgttcttttcatatttttacttgatgtgcaaatattaacaaaatattaaaaggaaAGACAGCAAAAAGAACATATGCAGGCAGTATAAATCAATTggcgcaaaaaaaatatttaaagttgatttcatttaatcgaatgaactatcttatattaaagtcgtcccaggaacgcaacttaccaatattggcaatatcattttaaaagtcttctactctaaaatgtataatatgggtctgaattgtcaatatgattgagtcagataaaattaaattattagaagaatttttttcactaagtaacaaaaacaaaatttgtattttgagaacgatttccgaagtggaaattgaaacgtcaataaacttatttttaactttattgtggcttatttcccaacaaaatattaattagtatttCAAGTCTCACAAGATTAATTTTTCTATGATAAAATAACAGTGATTTATTTGTgagcctagatatatgaactcccttactccttcgaaagtatattTTCCAACCATTAGATCTTCAGGTTTTTCTACTTGATTATTATTTGTGA
Proteins encoded in this window:
- the LOC140431102 gene encoding uncharacterized protein — translated: MSTNFKWLYINSKENPADCLSRGLEPNDIELHPLWFTGPKMLLDKNFAHNELPVQFPYPMPEQKEIKDLISNIVLKSPLSTLSPFVDGDGLLRVGGRLHNSNILYTQKHPIILPKASHVTDLIIRHEHLKLLHAGPRQVLSSLNLNYWLINGNREVKKNTKKCVICFKFKAKCSEQLMGSLPETRVCAARVFQNVGIDFCGPFLVKQSRIRKSISTKAYIALFVCFSVKAIHMELLSDLTTETFLAAFKRFISRRGKPLNVYCDNGSTFKVFGGLWEAGVKSAKYHIKRVMGTNELTYEQFNTLIVQVEGILNSRPLMAMSQDPTNLEYLTPGHFLIGAPITSFPEPDITEVPKNRIKFWNLCTQMQQHFWKKWHQDYLTQLQNRPKWKNKLPNLKEDMLVLLKEDNIPSFKWALARITKVIPGKDKMVRVVEVKTKNGTYVRSVTKVAVLPFYE